A stretch of the Bradyrhizobium arachidis genome encodes the following:
- a CDS encoding SDR family NAD(P)-dependent oxidoreductase: MGIEQKVAIITGASQGIGAALVQAYRDRNYRVVATARSIKPSNDDGVLTVAGDIADWATAERVVAAAKDRFGRVDTLVNNAGIFVAKPFTAYTAEDYANVLGVNVAGFFRITQLAIAEMEKQGSGHVVQISTSLVDHANSNVPSVLASLTKGGLNAATKSLAIEYAKRGIRANAVALGVIKSPMHPVETHSFLNPLHPVGHMGEMSDVVDAVLYLEQAGFVTGEILHVDGGQSAGH; the protein is encoded by the coding sequence ATGGGTATCGAGCAGAAAGTCGCAATCATTACCGGCGCATCGCAAGGCATCGGCGCCGCCCTCGTCCAGGCCTATCGCGACCGCAATTATCGCGTGGTCGCAACCGCCCGGTCGATCAAGCCGTCCAACGACGACGGCGTCCTCACCGTTGCCGGCGATATCGCCGACTGGGCCACCGCCGAGCGGGTGGTTGCCGCCGCGAAGGACCGTTTTGGCCGCGTCGACACGCTGGTCAACAATGCCGGCATCTTCGTCGCAAAACCCTTCACGGCGTACACGGCCGAAGACTATGCGAACGTGCTCGGTGTCAACGTCGCCGGTTTCTTCCGCATCACCCAGCTCGCCATTGCCGAGATGGAGAAGCAGGGCTCGGGCCACGTCGTGCAGATCTCCACGAGCCTCGTCGATCACGCGAATTCGAACGTTCCATCAGTGCTGGCCTCGCTGACCAAGGGCGGGCTCAACGCCGCAACAAAGTCGCTTGCGATCGAATACGCCAAGCGCGGAATCCGTGCCAACGCCGTCGCTCTCGGCGTGATCAAGTCGCCGATGCACCCGGTCGAAACACATTCCTTCCTCAACCCGCTGCATCCAGTTGGGCACATGGGCGAGATGTCCGATGTCGTCGACGCCGTGCTCTACCTCGAGCAGGCCGGCTTCGTGACCGGCGAGATCCTCCACGTCGACGGCGGCCAGAGCGCCGGCCACTGA
- a CDS encoding LysR family transcriptional regulator, producing the protein MDRLDTMKVFVVAVDEGSLAAAGRKLGRSPAAVSRAIAFLEERVGTELLHRTTRSIKLSEEGERYVAICRRVLTELEEADIVAAGPRAAPRGMLSLTGPVVSGEMVLQPILDAFLDAYPTVSARLLLLDRAVNLIEEGFDIALRIGQLSDSAMVATRVGEVRRLVVAAPRYLKQHPRIEEPADLAKHQIIGMAHIPNSWTFAPAGKSSVPRTVQITPRLVSNSTYAAVASAVSGRGVARLYSYQVAEQVKKGNLEIVLADDEDPPMPVHVITPQGRLSVPKVRAFMDFAVPRLKKQFAILAKDIGDR; encoded by the coding sequence ATGGATCGTCTGGATACGATGAAGGTCTTCGTCGTTGCGGTCGACGAGGGGAGTCTCGCAGCCGCCGGCCGCAAGCTCGGACGCTCACCCGCGGCTGTCAGCCGCGCCATCGCCTTTCTGGAAGAGCGGGTCGGCACCGAGCTCCTTCACCGCACCACGCGATCGATCAAGCTCAGCGAGGAGGGCGAGCGCTATGTCGCGATCTGCCGCCGCGTGCTGACCGAACTCGAGGAAGCCGACATCGTCGCGGCGGGGCCGCGTGCGGCGCCACGCGGCATGCTCTCGCTGACGGGGCCGGTGGTTTCGGGCGAGATGGTGCTGCAGCCGATCCTTGATGCGTTCCTGGACGCCTATCCGACCGTGTCGGCGCGGCTCCTGCTGCTCGACCGCGCCGTCAACCTGATCGAGGAGGGTTTTGACATCGCGCTCCGCATCGGTCAGCTCTCGGATTCAGCGATGGTCGCGACGCGGGTTGGCGAGGTGCGCCGCCTCGTGGTGGCCGCGCCGCGCTATCTGAAGCAGCATCCGCGCATCGAGGAGCCCGCCGATCTCGCAAAACACCAGATCATCGGCATGGCTCATATCCCGAATTCGTGGACCTTTGCACCCGCCGGGAAATCGTCCGTGCCGCGGACCGTCCAGATCACGCCGCGTCTCGTGAGCAACAGCACCTACGCCGCCGTGGCCTCGGCCGTCAGCGGGCGCGGCGTGGCGCGCCTGTACTCGTACCAGGTGGCCGAGCAGGTGAAGAAGGGCAATCTCGAGATCGTGCTCGCCGACGACGAGGATCCGCCGATGCCGGTGCATGTGATCACACCGCAGGGACGACTGTCGGTGCCGAAGGTGCGTGCCTTCATGGACTTCGCTGTGCCGCGCCTGAAGAAGCAATTCGCGATTCTGGCGAAGGACATCGGAGATCGCTGA
- a CDS encoding alpha/beta fold hydrolase, with the protein MSDPIDHARRRFISSAAMTLAAAPIVFNDVAVAQTSPARPAIKPGTTKAFAALKQIDAGVLNVGYAEAGPADGPAVILLHGWPYDIHSFLDVAPALAEAGYRVIVPHLRGYGTTRFLSGETMRNGEPAALATDIVALMDALGIRQATLAGYDWGARTANIVAALWPERVKAMVSVSGYLISSQEAGKMPLPPSAELQWWYQYYFATERGREGYAKNRHDFAKLIWKLASPKWDFDDATFDRSAASLDNPDHVDITIHNYRWRLALAEGEAKYAELEKRLAAAPVITVPTITMEGDANGAPHPPPAAYAKKFSGKYEHRTIDGGIGHNLPQEAPQAFVEAVLDVAKA; encoded by the coding sequence ATGTCCGATCCTATCGACCACGCTCGCCGTCGCTTCATCTCGTCTGCTGCCATGACTCTCGCGGCTGCGCCGATCGTCTTCAACGATGTCGCCGTTGCGCAGACTTCGCCAGCGCGGCCGGCCATCAAGCCCGGCACGACCAAGGCGTTTGCGGCCCTGAAGCAGATCGACGCCGGCGTTCTCAATGTCGGCTATGCCGAGGCGGGACCTGCCGACGGTCCCGCGGTCATCCTGCTGCACGGCTGGCCCTATGACATCCACAGCTTCCTCGACGTCGCCCCGGCGTTGGCAGAGGCCGGCTATCGCGTCATCGTCCCGCACCTGCGCGGCTACGGCACCACGCGCTTCCTCTCTGGCGAGACCATGCGCAACGGCGAGCCAGCCGCACTGGCCACCGACATCGTCGCGCTGATGGACGCGCTGGGAATCAGGCAGGCGACGCTCGCGGGCTACGATTGGGGCGCGCGAACCGCCAACATCGTCGCGGCGCTCTGGCCGGAGCGCGTCAAGGCCATGGTCTCGGTGAGCGGCTACCTGATCTCAAGTCAGGAGGCCGGCAAGATGCCGTTGCCGCCGAGCGCCGAGCTGCAATGGTGGTACCAGTATTATTTCGCGACCGAGCGCGGCCGCGAGGGTTATGCGAAGAACCGGCACGACTTCGCCAAGCTGATCTGGAAGCTGGCCTCACCGAAATGGGACTTTGACGATGCCACCTTCGACCGCAGCGCGGCGTCGCTCGACAATCCTGACCATGTCGACATCACGATCCACAACTATCGCTGGCGGCTTGCTCTGGCGGAGGGGGAGGCGAAATACGCCGAGCTCGAGAAGCGGCTGGCGGCGGCGCCCGTGATCACGGTGCCGACGATCACGATGGAAGGCGATGCCAATGGCGCGCCGCATCCGCCGCCCGCGGCCTATGCCAAGAAATTCTCCGGTAAGTACGAGCACCGGACGATCGACGGTGGCATCGGGCACAACCTCCCGCAGGAAGCCCCGCAGGCTTTTGTCGAAGCCGTCCTTGATGTCGCCAAGGCGTGA